DNA sequence from the Hoylesella buccalis ATCC 35310 genome:
GACCGTCAGGACGAACTGCTGCTGGCGATGAAGGCTGAGGGGAAACAGCCCACTATCACGGAAAGCATCCGCCTTTTCGACAATCAGGATTTGTGCATGTTGCTCCAGATAAGCAAACGCACCCTCCAACGCTACCGCAGCGTAGGCGCATTGCCCTACAAGACGCTGGGCAAGAAGACCT
Encoded proteins:
- a CDS encoding helix-turn-helix domain-containing protein; this translates as MELLTRNNFEGWMQKLMERLDRQDELLLAMKAEGKQPTITESIRLFDNQDLCMLLQISKRTLQRYRSVGALPYKTLGKKTYYSEEDVLTFLSNHIKDFKKEDIAFYKARIHNFFHK